From a region of the Triticum aestivum cultivar Chinese Spring chromosome 7D, IWGSC CS RefSeq v2.1, whole genome shotgun sequence genome:
- the LOC123166684 gene encoding uncharacterized protein — MPTAPSSLPHPSPQPPSPQPPSCPAPPSPSSAAQRGRLPKPTPCPSPSPASEPSPIRAGSTGKNSPKSPANLAPTPKTTAQRILEAVPPMVSAGGRFEKSPTAAPSVVSAGGRSGEVHTGQYNIYQPPSSLRGWPDDHDTEAALRHLGLLDFARLQLPDGIPRHDLVSDLVASYHRESCRGYAYLWGVRVSVDRKSFLSAAALQATAEHKVIPPRRRTRSTRSSSTVTCAALQFMEIWILPQFQGRDMLPSNVSAAMREVKAELAHNVDWGELIWDLVQNDILELPKRDDKNSYFGLHLLRLIWVKHPEVFGLKDRMERLARVHLDRILPQVVDKVTERIRLEFTRPKKITRFFRVQQPQVVNNLSIPVESEDEAAAVVQVQQQSMVGDEAAAAVQVQQQSMMGGEAVAVLQIQQQSMVVESSPLTIVLNNDASVGKRNSLEAALAEPGHADTHKHGVKHVKQQFQQGNQQKQTCNRNKCSVPSGSIVLNDDASVGKRDSMEAALVERGQAEAHKHGVRHVKQQFQQVNRQKWTRKRSKRRVPSGSTISSTNSSRDIIGIKSEIKRARLENQPPKELLEAEMFIQAIKVLNETLSAETVVHILQDSPPSGSPLMRGGAVVEVTK; from the coding sequence ATGCCCACGGCCCCTTCGTCTCTCCCTCATCCATCTCCACAGCCGCCGTCTCCGCAGCCGCCGTCTTGCCCGGCGCCGCCGTCCCCATCCTCAGCAGCACAGCGCGGGCGGTTGCCGAAGCCCActccctgcccctctccctcccccgCCTCCGAGCCATCCCCTATCCGAGCAGgcagcacaggcaagaactcccCCAAATCCCCAGCCAATCTCGCCCCAACCCCCAAGACCACCGCCCAAAGAATCCTAGAGGCAGTGCCGCCCATGGTCAGCGCCGGCGGCAGGTTCGAGAAGAGCCCCACCGCAGCGCCGTCCGTGGTCAGCGCCGGCGGCAGGTCCGGGGAGGTCCACACCGGCCAGTACAACATCTACCAGCCGCCATCCTCTCTACGCGGCTGGCCCGACGACCACGACACGGAGGCCGCCCTCCGCCACCTCGGCCTCCTCGATTTCGCGCGGCTCCAGCTCCCGGACGGTATCCCCCGACACGACCTCGTCTCCGACCTGGTCGCCTCCTACCACCGGGAGAGCTGCCGCGGCTACGCCTACCTCTGGGGGGTCCGCGTCAGTGTCGACCGCAAGTCCTTCCTCAGCGCGGCAGCCCTCCAAGCCACGGCGGAGCACAAGGTGATCCCTCCACGGCGCAGGACGAGGAGCACAAGGAGCTCGTCCACGGTTACCTGCGCCGCCTTGCAGTTCATGGAAATCTGGATCCTCCCGCAGTTCCAGGGCAGGGACATGTTGCCGTCAAATGTGTCGGCTGCGATGCGGGAGGTGAAGGCGGAGTTGGCGCATAACGTCGACTGGGGTGAGCTGATCTGGGACCTAGTACAGAATGATATTCTCGAATTGCCAAAGAGGGATGATAAAAATTCATACTTTGGGTTGCATCTCCTGAGACTCATTTGGGTAAAGCATCCAGAGGTGTTCGGGTTGAAGGACAGGATGGAAAGACTCGCTCGGGTGCATCTTGACAGAATCTTACCGCAGGTAGTCGACAAAGTGACGGAAAGAATCCGGTTGGAGTTTACGAGACCCAAGAAGATTACGAGATTCTTCCGGGTGCAGCAGCCGCAGGTGGTCAACAACTTGTCCATACCGGTGGAGTCTGAGGATGAAGCTGCAGCAGTTGTTCAAGTTCAACAGCAATCTATGGTGGGGGATGAAGCTGCAGCAGCTGTTCAAGTTCAACAGCAATCCATGATGGGGGGTGAAGCTGTGGCAGTTCTTCAAATTCAGCAGCAATCCATGGTGGTAGAGAGCTCACCGCTGACCATAGTGCTGAATAATGATGCAAGCGTGGGCAAGAGGAACAGCTTGGAGGCTGCCCTGGCAGAGCCTGGGCACGCTGATACGCACAAGCATGGAGTGAAGCATGTGAAGCAGCAGTTTCAGCAGGGCAATCAACAGAAGCAGACATGTAACAGGAACAAGTGTAGTGTACCCAGTGGATCCATAGTGCTGAATGATGATGCAAGCGTGGGCAAGAGGGATAGCATGGAAGCTGCCCTGGTGGAGCGTGGGCAAGCTGAGGCACACAAGCATGGAGTGAGGCATGTGAAGCAGCAGTTTCAGCAGGTCAATCGACAGAAGTGGACACGTAAGAGGAGCAAGCGTAGGGTACCCAGTGGATCAACAATCTCTTCCACAAATAGTTCTCGTGACATTATAGGAATAAAGAGTGAGATTAAACGTGCGCGACTGGAGAACCAACCTCCAAAGGAGTTGCTTGAAGCAGAGATGTTTATCCAGGCAATAAAGGTGCTGAACGAGACACTGTCTGCAGAAACCGTCGTACATATCTTGCAGGACTCTCCACCGTCTGGCTCCCCGCTGATGCGGGGTGGTGCAGTAGTGGAGGTCACTAAATAG